DNA sequence from the Oncorhynchus clarkii lewisi isolate Uvic-CL-2024 chromosome 24, UVic_Ocla_1.0, whole genome shotgun sequence genome:
aaactgtttaattggttatgttagaggtgtagtcgagtagatacaggatatgtaagtttggcgttccacaagacagagatcgggaatgatgtggctattgcacatcaaacaataaacataatatgaaccagagttgacattccatgatttggagatgggggaaattaaattgaaagaaacgtttgtcgcggagtaggttgggatacgtaactgggctattaggcacacgtgctgaaagacaaagccaccttagtatcgaatggccgtgcaactttgacagcagccgggctggaatactgattttcgtttttttcattcctgttgatattgcctaaagtttaaaattattctgacaattgctatagaatcgctggaatttactgatataagttcataaaggaacttactgaattgtttctagaaagtatttaaataagccgccgagcttagtacagactttgttttacagacgctaaaagctacacactgattttggggttttttctattctatccatatttcctaaatatatagaattattctgacaattgctatagaatcgctcgaatttactgatataagttcataaaggaatttactgaattgtttacagaaagtatttaaataattcactgaacaactcttagttgtctagaaattctatctatatttcctaaagagctagaattactctgaaaattgttatagaaccgcatatattcactgatatattgttccaaaaggaaatcgcagaatcatttatagaaaatacctaaacgaatcgctgaacaaattcaaataaaataccggtgaaatacacacgtggcgggcgtcacatactgataaccccctttgtctcgaccagggacaggctaagcatacaacgatagaaataaacaccacatagtaaggattgaatatacctaaataacgcattatacacattatcagacgacttagataaaatgtctgcagccatcacgcccaaacaaatgattgcagtagaaactcaagaccaaggggagcagccagataacactcagatcgtggcacagactgtctctcagatgatccaacagcaggcagccccaccaccccattaccctcccccacagcggtatatcctgcaacggcaacgggctcaacgaggcccctacactggaccatacagagggggaaactaccagtggtataactgcggaagtcccggtcactatgccagatattgcacgaaaccactctccccgcagcaacagcaatggagagaaagaggaagaggatgtggaggggcaccaggaagaggaagaggaccctctcctagacacatgcagcaggagcagcaagattacaaccaaccctcccacttcaacacctgatcacccagtaagaatgatgaggatgccactcctgccgatgaccacactgtctgaagcccaagaagtatactggctaaaatgcctacccacagggcctgccacccctcacatccagtttaagttcaaccaactgaaagctcaaatctacactctgcacccatataagactccccaagctgagatccattgcacactcaatgcaacagaaactgatgactgcctctacactgcagactgggacgaagacatgatgcacctgaccccacctatcaggtgttgtaccattgggtgtggcccagagggggtggcagcaccggtcatcctacgatcaaggaacctccatgcacccctggcctggacggctgaagcatcaacagccatagcactcctgaaaacagatctatcagcggcagcagctctgactgcacctgactacaagaacaagttccatttggatgtttctggaagggaaggattcacctcatccgtcctattccagaaacaagagggggagagaagggtcttgatgtactactcttcaaacttgaccacattgaggtaggacagtcaacatgctccagatacgttgctgcagtagcaaaagctattgaaaaaacagctcacctcgtgatgtcacccttcaatcagccatcatccctcaaccagcatcggccaaattagctgaaatcatcggattgacgcaggtcctcatcagaggaaaaggaaagactggatatctatacagactcagcccatgcccatgaagcaggccacactgatggacccagaacttttatgagaaacacatggccccacacacgaaggcaaactaaagaccctccaaaaaggcctcgcacatctggtggcaccctcacataaaaaatatgactgacttatttgatgacgatgatttattttgtgacgaatgcaatggttgtgacagacacaacccaaagaaaccatatcaaacaccaatgggctcatacgtaattcctaatgcatgttttcaggatattaggatagactacaccgacatgggccccgaaaatgtatctaaaggcaaactctatctcctagtcatagtagataggttctccaaatgggtagaggcaatactaacaaaaggggaggatgctaggtcagtcttttaagtggctacaaaccaaactaatacccaggtatggcatcccaagacaaatcaaatttgacaaatggctcacatttaacaaacacctgagacaggtggaagaaagatttggcataacccacagatttggatctgtgtacaggccccaatcccaaaatctggtggaacgtcaaaccaaaagctaagatagctttgggataatgactggtagagtcatgcatggtccaccaagggagggaggtcatatgcccgcccttgatgtacaacaaattgtaatgtctaattatgtgaaaaaactgacggttctctctgcagcactctctacccaggttcacaaggtccaggagggggagctgccgggggacacgacactactgaaggtaaaggttggtgacggggtgagggttacagtccacaagagaaagtggctggaacccaggtggactggaccgtacgaagtgaaggaggttacttcacactcagtccaggtcaaaggtaaatcaggcacaccttgacaccgccttacacattgcaccccagccccaattccttctagaacactgactgaagtcagagctgatttgagcggcctaaattcgattccaaatgaagacactccttcctcaggtgatgcggcatcaaactccgcctcccctgagaagggaacctcgcccagttagagggaaatttctccctctctgggtgaggctggggatatctggtcccttatttgtgatattcatactgatatttggagtaaccctaggactttcacatggttaattgaacaactatttcaccctgccacatcacatacaccaacccctacacatgtccctaactcctttcctgatatcactccctccaatcactcccgtcccaaacgtagcactacacctacagacccaccatgcaaatcagacaaggttaggagcaccaccttatgtatacccacgattgcaaccgccacctttctgctatagttttcacgtctaatagacgtgaagagggggatttgttatataaatattcatacacatagctcatataaacaaagacattccgtcgtaagaacacatacacccagccagaagactgaccccctcttccttatataaacacacatctcatctccctctaactggccggtcccaagagcaaagaacttttgctgtgcaccaatggggcccgctctggctagagcaaggcccgcctccaaccctccgaccagtcaagaagaccgaaacgacaagactccacctactttattctatgtataaaaatgtgtgtaaccattgtataggcctctttttcacctggctccttgccgagttatgtgaactaggtccgtgcacgtaaaactgcgggacaagatatctctgactcattaaaactgtctttcgttacaactgaaatccactctgtccagcgtccgtgatttggtctcaactctccagtatttgaacactaacactgGCATGACAAAGTTGCTTCCTGGTACCTTAAAATACGTTTTCTTCCGATCAACAAAATAATAGGTTCATCATTGTATCCAGAAAACTGCCCATCTCCGTTAAGATACTCGTTTTGTCCGACTACTCGGCACACCCCtatatgaaagtgaactgtgtttgcgtgtgatcaggggtgtattcattccgcaaATTCTGTTGAAATACATGTATTAGAAGGAAGCAAAAAGAATGGGGATAAacatatttaactaggcaagtcagttaagaacaaattcttatttacaatggaggcttacagccaaaccctaacctggaagacgctgggccaattgtgcactgacctatgggactcccaatcaccgaaagttgtgatacagtctggaatcaaaccagggtctgtagtgacacttctagcacagcgatgcagtgccttagacctctgagcCACGCAGGAGCCcaaaaacatacctgaatttgtcaaaGAGAAACtttcgtttgcaactgttggattaatgattacaccctatatcagctagatgttGGCAATATTGTGAagtgtgtcaatgtctgtcaacTTGATTATTCAAATTTCTCTCCACCTTTGCACCtgcgttgtaaactttcattcatagactAAGTTGAGGCAACCTCATGGTCGGTAAAGGGAAAAGTAGagcatcatgtagtagcctaaacctgtcAATGTTAatttgagctgggtgaatgggaTATTTataacagtcatccaatatgctgtaattgaaataaggccatgctcctaaaaaaaaaatattgtcctCCCTCATTTTACACGGAATTGACCACCACTGCAGAGAAACCTCTATGGCCATAGCCACTATTATACTAACAATCGCTTGTATACATAACCAGAGCCACTATTCAGGTTACATTAAATGGACCACAGGTAGCATGACCTTGTTTGGATGGATTAACTACCTTAGTTAATGTGATGCTATTCTATAGCAGGGTTCACAATATAGTGTGATTGTGATTTTTCTTTACTTCAACTGAACTTTTTATTTGCGCTGTCCCTTTAAGACTGGCACCTGTTCCAGTGAAGCTGATGCTGCTGATTCAGGTTTACTTTGGGTGAGGCTTGAGATTATCAGTTCAAACTCCTTCTCAAGTGTAtgcttaagcaataaggccagagggtgtgtggtatttggccaatatatcaaatcaaatcaaatcaaatgtatttgtcacatacacatggttagcagatgttaatgcgagtgtagctaaatgcttgtgcttctagttccgacaatgcagtaataaccaacaagtaatctaactaacaattccaaaactactgtcttgtacacagtgtgaggggataaagaatatgtacataaggatatatgaatgagtgatggtacagagcagcataggcagatacagtagatggtatcgagtacagtatatacatatgagatgagtatgtaaacaaagtggcatagttaaagtggctagtgatacatgtattacataaggatacagtcgatgatatagagtacagtatatacgtatgcatatgagatgaataatgtagggtaagtaacattatataaggtagcattgtttaaagtggctagtgatatatgtacatcatttcccatcaattcccattattaaagtggctggagttgagtcagtgtcagtgtgttggcagcagccactcaatgttagtggtggctgtttaacagtctgatagccttgagatagaagctgtttttcagtctctcggtcccagctttgatgcacctgtactgacctcgccttctggatgatagcggggtgaacaggcagtggctcgggtggttgatgtccttgatgatctttatggccttcctgtgacatcgggtggtgtaggtgtcctggagggcaggtagtttgcccccggtgatgcgttgtgcagacctcactaccctctggagagccttacggttgagggcggagcagttgccgtaccaggcggtgatacagcccgccaggatgctctcgattgtgcatctgtagaagtttgtgagtgcttttggtgacaagccgaatttcttcagcctcctgaggttgaagaggcgctgctacgccttcttcacaatgctgtctgtgtgagtggaccaattcagtttgtctgtgatgtgtatgccgaggaacttaaaacttgctaccctctccactactgttccatcgatgtggataggggggtgttccctctgctgtttcctgaagtccacaatcatctccttagttttgttgacgttgagtgtgaggttattttcctgacaccacactccgagggccctcacctcctccctgtaggccgtctcgtcgttgttggtaatcaagcctaccactgttgtgtcgtccgcaaacttgatgattgagttggaggcgtgcgtggccacgcagtcgtgggtgaacagggagtacaggagagggctcagaacgcacccttgtggggccccagtgttgaggatcagcggggaggagatgttgttgcctaccctcaccacctgggggcggcccgtcaggaagtccagtacccagttgcacagggcggggtcgagacccagggtctcgagcttgatgacgagcttggagggtactatggtgttgaatgccgagctgtagtcaatgaacagcattctcacataggtattcctcttgtccagatgggttagggcagtgtgcagtgtggttgagattgcatcgtctgtggacctatttgggcggtaagcaaattggagtgggtctagggtgtcaggtagggtggaggtgatatggtccttgactagtctctcaaagcacttcatgatgacggaagtgagtgctacggggcggtagtcgtttagctcagttaccttagctttcttgggaacaggaacaatggtggccctcttgaagcatgtgggaacagcagactggtatagggattgattgaatatgtccgtaaacacaccggccagctggtctgcgcatgctctgagggcgcggctggggatgccgtctgggcctgcagccttgcgagggttaacacgtttaaatgtcttactcacctcggctgcagtgaaggagagaccgcaagttttcgttgcaggccgtgtcagtggcactgtattgtcctcaaagcgggcaaaaaagttatttagtctgcctgggagcaggacatcctggtccgtgactgggctggatttcttcctgtagtccgtgattgactgtagaccctgccacatgcctcttgtgtctgagccgttgaattgagattctactttgtctctgtactgacgcttagcttgtttgatagccttgcggagggaatagctgcactgtttgtattcggtcatgttaccagacaccttgccctgattaaaagcagtggttcgcgctttcagtttcacacgaatgctgccatcaatccacggtttctggttagggaatgttttaatcgttgctatgggaacgacatcttcaacgcacgttctaatgaactcgcacaccgaatcagcgtattcgtcaatgttgttgtctgacgcaatacgaaacatgtcccagtccacgtgatggaagcagtcttggagtgtggagtcagcttggtcggaccagcgttggacagacctcagcgtgggagcctcttgttttagtttctgtctgtaggcagggatcaacaaaatggagtcgtggtcagcttttcctaaacgggggcggggcagggccttatatgcgtcgcggaagttagagtaacaatgatccaaggtctttccacccctggttgcgcaatcgatatgctgatcaaatttggggagtcttgttttcagattagccttgttaaaatccccagctacaatgaatgcagcctccggataaatggtttccagtttgcaaagagtcaaataaagttcattcagagccaacgatgtgtctgcttggggggggatatatacggctgtgattataatcgaagagaattctcttggtagataatgcggtctacatttgattgtgaggaattctaaatcaggtgaacagaaggatttgagttcctgtatgtttctttcatcacaccatgtcacgttagtcataaggcatacgcccccgcccctctttttaccagaaagatgttttttcctgtctgcgcgatgcgtggagaaacctgttggctgcaccgcttcggatagcgtctctccagtaagccacgtttccgtgaagcaaagaacgttacagtctctgatgtccctctggaatgctacccttgctcggatttcatcaaccttgttgtcaagagactggacattggcaagaagaatgctagggaatggtgcacgatgtgcccgtctccggagtctgaccagaagaccgcctcgtttccctctttttcggagtcgtttttttgggtcgctgcatgggatccactccgttgtcctgtttgtaaggcagagcacaggatccgcgtcgcgaaaagcgtattcttggtcgtactgatggtgagttgacgctgatcttatattcagtagttcttctcgactgtatgtgatgaaacctaagatgacctggggtactaatgtaagaaataacacgtaaaaaaacaaaaaactgcatagtttcctaggaacgcgaagcgaggcggccatctctgtcggcgccggaagtctatataccacggctaaaggttGTTCTTAGTCAAGACAccacgcggagtgcctggatacagcccttagccatggtatattggcaatatacctcAAACcaccaaggtgccttattgctattataaactggttaccaacgtaattagagcagtaaaaatacatgttttgtcatacccgtggtatatggtctgatataccacagctgtcagccaatcagcattcagggatcgaaccacccagtttataaaataGACCAACACACTATCTAATATTCAATTATTATCCAATCTACTATATTGTCATATGTGTATGAATAGCATAAGTTCATATGGAGATATTGTAAAAGGCTGTTAGGTTTGACATTACTCATATATTTAATTTAATCAAAAGGTTCAATTTCCTAATTTAAAATACATTATTGAGCGTATCTCGATTGGTTTGTAAGCGTGtccatatatactgtactttCCCTTAATTTTTGTGGCCCTCATTCTAAATAATTACTTAATGGTTACCCCTGGTGGATGAACAGCGAAACTAAAGATCCTCTACAGCAAGGCTGCCCAaccttcttcctggagatctactgtcctgtaggttttcgatccaaccctaatttagcatatctgattAATCTAGTTAAGATCTTGTTGAGCAGCAAATTCGTAGACTCAAGTGTGTTAAATTAGGgatggactgaaaacccacaggacggtagatctccaggaagagggttggacagcCCTGCTCTAAAGGCACTGCAGGCATCTCACAATTGAGTATTTGGCATTACAATGGTGACAGTGAGTTGGCATGATAACTTGAGAACAAAGAGAAGAGGAAATACATTTCTTTCCTTGTCAGAAACTCCCCAGATAAGGAGTGGCTACCGGTTCAACATAAAACGTAATGTATGAAATGAGTCCTGGACACTTCCAACAGAACCTGAATACATGATGAGTATGATCATGGCATCTTTTCTCAGCAGCTCTGCTATTGCTGGTTCCTGTGATCTTTGTCTTTGTAATGTCATCTCTATCAcctatacactacagtatagtTGACATTGTAAATGACAATTTAAACAGAGTCTTCCATTGAGTTGGTGGTAGTCAACAGCATCTCAAAAACACCCAATaagacctacagtactgatgTCGCATTCAAAGGGGTCCTTATCGGTGCCATGAGACGACTGCAGGAGACCACTGCAGGATTCAAGTTAGTAGATTATTAAGTTAAATTGTCTCATTGTTGGATGCTGTTTCGTTAGATTCTCGGCAGTTGGTGTGTCAGGGAATTTATGTTATGTTGTCAGGTGTCATTGGTGAGCACTGTTGTTTTTGCAGTTTCACCTACACAGAGGACCGCAACTATGGTCCCTTCCTGGTGAGTGTGAATGGTGTAGCCGGGAACAATACTGAAAACACTTTCTGGGAGCTCCTTGTTCAGACTGGGGGGAATGGGACCACAATCAGACCTGATGTGGGTGAGTAATGATGGAaagcctcttctctctcttactcattTTTTTGTGGTGTATTTGCTGAGGGACAAATCACCCAATTTAAATGAGGGGAAAAGCATGCATGTTATTTACAATGGCATTCATAATATATAACAACACCTCTGTCACACAAATgttgcacatactgtacagtataactACTCACACATTGACCTATTTGGACATTATTTCTGCAGGTATTGGCTGTTACATCCCTGAACCGAATGACCGCATCATCCTAAGATTTACTGTGTTCGTCTCGGGCTCGCACTCCGTGAGTGGCAACAGTTCGAATCCTGGGAACCTCACAGCAGGAAGTACTGTAGCATTTGTTTACTTCTAGAACATGTTTACCTCTTTGCAATGTCATCACCACAGTATTGATATTGCAGGCAACATGGTTTTTCAACAGACACTTCCAGACTAGATTCCATTGGTAGTCAACATCTCAAACACCACCAAcaagacctacagtactgacatTGCATTCAGAGGGGTCCTTATCGGTGCCATGAGGAGACTGCA
Encoded proteins:
- the LOC139382220 gene encoding transcobalamin-1-like, which encodes MRRLQETTAGFNFTYTEDRNYGPFLVSVNGVAGNNTENTFWELLVQTGGNGTTIRPDVGIGCYIPEPNDRIILRFTVFVSGSHSVSGNSSNPGNLTAGSTVAFVYF